The following proteins are encoded in a genomic region of Cryptomeria japonica chromosome 11, Sugi_1.0, whole genome shotgun sequence:
- the LOC131070799 gene encoding shikimate O-hydroxycinnamoyltransferase-like has protein sequence MDVTVTDSVLVKPVNSTPHHQLWVSNIDLVMVRVHSAIAYIYRRPPNGDSNVAEILKDALSKVLVDFYPLAGRLIVDASGRIAVDCNGEGALFVEAMTNSSIDDFGDFTSPSQLTTLVPSATYENGFTISPFLMIQVTKFKCGGVALGTGIQHILSDGASSLHFVNSWCDVVRGLQVHLLPQVDRSPLRARNPPRVNFPHEEFAPPPTLLQEEIMKRPQLEGSILTEETVCANHHCLVGILATPTDIAGEIVSNPLWYSAEKILESISKIDDGYLRSGLDFLELQPDLNAVVRRNDMYKCPNMVINSWTCLPFYDADFGWGRPTMMGHP, from the exons ATGGATGTAACTGTCACAGATTCGGTGCTTGTTAAGCCTGTAAATTCCACTCCACATCACCAACTGTGGGTCTCCAATATTGATTTAGTTATGGTTAGAGTGCATTCTGCGATTGCTTATATTTACAGAAGGCCTCCCAATGGAGATTCCAACGTCGCTGAAATATTGAAAGACGCGCTTTCTAAGGTGTTGGTGGATTTTTATCCGCTGGCGGGCAGACTGATTGTGGACGCCTCTGGTAGAATTGCTGTTGACTGTAATGGCGAGGGCGCTCTGTTTGTGGAAGCCATGACGAACTCATCAATCGATGATTTCGGAGATTTCACCTCCCCTTCACAACTCACTACTTTGGTTCCCTCTGCTACTTACGAGAATGGCTTCACCATATCTCCTTTTCTTATGATTCAG GTAACCAAGTTCAAATGTGGAGGGGTGGCTTTAGGAACGGGGATACAGCATATCTTATCAGATGGTGCATCTTCTTTACATTTTGTGAACAGCTGGTGTGATGTAGTACGGGGATTGCAGGTACATTTACTTCCTCAGGTAGATCGCAGCCCACTACGAGCTAGAAATCCTCCCAGAGTGAACTTTCCTCATGAAGAATTTGCACCACCTCCAACCCTCCTTCAAGAAGAGATAATGAAAAGGCCACAGTTGGAAGGTTCAATCTTA ACGGAAGAGACCGTCTGTGCAAAccaccattgccttgtgggtattTTGGCCACCCCAACAGACATTGCAGGAGAAATTGTATCCAATCCTTTGTGGTACAGTGCTGAAAAGATTCTTGAGTCGATAAGCAAGATAGATGATGGATATCTACGATCTGGTTTGGACTTCCTGGAGTTGCAGCCAGATCTAAATGCTGTTGTTAGAAGGAACGATATGTATAAGTGTCCTAATATGGTTATCAATAGCTGGACGTGTTTGCCCTTTTATGATGCAGATTTTGGTTGGGGAAGGCCAACTATGATGGGCCAcccttaa